AGGATGTTCGCGCCGAGGATCGGGAATTTCGCGTTCTTGATGTTGCCTTTCAGCGTGTCGAGGCCGAAGTCGAACTCGTGGTTGCCGATGGCCGCTGCATCGTACTTGATGTCTGCCATCGTGTCCATGACCGATTGGCCGTTGAACAGGTTGGAGATCAGCGTGCCTTGCCACATGTCGCCGCCGTCCACGACCACGGTGTGGTTCGGGTTGACCATGCGGAAGTCGTTGACGATGCCGCCGATGGTTTCCATGCCGCCTTGCAGTTGGTTGTTGCGCTTCTTGTCCGGAGCGGTTTCGATGTGACCGTGGATGTCGTTGGTCGAGAGCACGTCGACGACGTCAAACAGCAACGGCTTGAGTGCTTTCGCCGCTTCGGAACGGGTCATCGGAGCATCCGGGTTGAAGGAACCGTCGAGCGTCGGGGCAAAAACGCCGCCGAGCGTCGTGTACGCGATGTACGGTTTCGCCCAGTCGGAGAGCGAGTCTTTGTCTTTGTAGTAGTTGAGGACGTTTTGGTTTACGTTCGGGGTGGCGCCGCCGTTCATCGCCGCACCGATCAGCACCGCGAGTTCTTGGCGGGTGACGAAGCGGTTCGGTTCAAAACGGCCGTTTTCGGTCCCGTGAACGATGCCTGCCGCTTGGGCGTTGGCGACCGCTTGCGTCTGCCAAGATTCGAGATCGTCGAACGGAGCTTTTTTCATGGTGACGTCCGCAAGTTTCGCAGCACGGTTGATCATCGAGATCAGCTCGCCACGGGTCACGAATTGGGTGCCGTGGAGATCGGTCTCGCCCGGGTACCCGGAGATCGCGCCTTTCTCATGCGCCAGTTCCAAGTCCGATTTAGTCGGGTTGGGGGTGGTGGTCGGAGCCGGGGAGATGATCTTCCCGGTCGAGTCGTCCGCAAATGCTTGCGGGCCATACAGAGCGGTGAGCAGGGACGCGGCAACTGCCATCGTAGCAAACTTCGAAGAACGTTTCATATGAGTGGGAATGCCTCCTAATCCTAGTAAAAAGAGTTCGAATCGTTTCTAGTATACTAGATTAGGAGATGAAAGAGTTGGGAGAGTTAGAAAATTCTTTGTAAAAAAAGAGACCTCCCGCCGTGTGAGGTCGTGGGAGGTCTCTTTTTCGTGAAGAACTACATCGCCGCGTACAATCCGATCAAAAAAGCGACCGTCCTCGAAATCTTGAGTTGAGTTGCGCCCAACTGCTTCAAGGCAGCAGGATCGAATTGCAGCAGTACGGGCGCATCCGGCGAAGACGTATGTAGAGGGGTCACCTCCACAGGGTCTTCCACTTGAAACGAAACTCGGACGGTATTGCGTTCTGTCTGCACGACGATTCGTCGGTTTTCTCGCATGGGACAAGTTCCCCCTCGTCAGGGATGATGGATTCCATCCACTGATCAGTATGCGCGGGAGATCTCGGCCTATTCCCTTCTAGTCCAACAGGAGTTTCTCCATCGCCATGACATCCACGAACTCTCCGTCGAGGCGTCCTTGATTATGGAAGACGCCGACTTCCCGATATCCGGAATTCCGATACAAGCCTTGTCCCAACGAATTAAACGGGAACGTGAACAGAATGAACTTGTGAAACTCCTGCTCTCTCCCGATCCGCTCCAAGTTCCCCAACAATTGTTTGCCAACTCCCCGACCGCGATGAGTACGATCGATGTAGACGGAGAGCTCGCCCACTCCATAGTAGGCAAATCGCTTGTTGTAGGGGTTGATGGAAGCCCAGCCGACGATCTGTTCACCCGCGCACGCCACGAGGACCGCATAACGCGGCTCTCGCTGCGCAAACCAGTTTTGCATGTAGGAATCGTCCTTGACTTCTGTTTCTAACGTCGCGATTCGATCTTCAATTCCTTGGTTGTAGATGCGAAGAATTGCGGGGAGGTCTTGTTCCTGAGCAAGTCGAATGATCATTTTCTATGACTCCTTTATCCTGAATTAATTTTATTGGATTTGAAATTTTTTGTACGCTGTGATTAAATTGAGGAGAGGTGATCGAGGTGGATCTTGATCTGTTGCAGGACTGTTTTAAGAGTTTAGGTGATAAGACACGCCTACGCATCTTGGCTCTGTTACGAGTGGAAGAACTTTGTGTGTTTGAATTGGTCGAAATTTTACAGATGAGCCAACCGGCCATCTCTCAACATCTCCGTAAGATGAAGAGCGCGAAATTGCTCAAGGAGCGACGTGAAGGTCAATGGGTGTTCTACTCCATAGAGGGAGCGCTCTTTCCATTCTTCGATTCCATTCTGGACAATCTTCCGGATTTACGTCAAGAGATTCAAAACCTTCGTGCAAAGTCGGAGAAGTCCTGTTGTTCATAAGTGGGAAAGGGTGTGTTGAACATGGAGAAGAAGATCATGTATTTCCTCTGCACCGGAAACTCTTGCCGTAGTCAAATGGCAGACGGGTTCGGCAAACTGCTTCTTGGAGACGAGTTTGACGTTTACAGTGCCGGCATCGAAGCACATGGAGTCAATCCCAAAGCCATCCAAGCGATGGCTGAGAAGGGGATCGACATCTCGTCGAATACCTCCGATGTCATTGACCCGGAACTTTTACAGAAGTCCGACTACATCATCACCCTTTGTGGAAATGCCGACGAAAGATGCCCGGCCACACCCGCACAAGCCGTTCGCGCCCATTGGGGGTTTGACGACCCGGCGAAAGCAACGGGTACGGATGAGGAGAAATGGGCGGTCTTCCAACGCGTTCGGGATGAGATCGAAGCCCGGATCAAGCAATTTGCAGAGCACGGTGAATAAGCAGGCTGGCAAACACACCTTTTTAAAACGAGGTGTGTTTTTTTGTTGCGAAAACAATTACTTCATAAAAATATTTTGACATAGTAGAAGACGCCTGTATATAATAAAATTATTATATTCTCACATTATTGTCTTTGCGAGAATAAAGAAAAGACTGAAAAACAAAAATAGGGAGGCAACATCTACATGAAAATTTTGCTGGTTTCGAACTTCGAAGGCGGGTTCCAACCGATGACGGTAGCCGCTGCAACCACGCCGCTGCTGAAAGCCGGTTTTGACGTATCTGTGCTGGATACATACGTGGACGGGATTCAAGAAGATCGCTTCGTCGGGCAAGATCTTGTAGCGATCTCCATCCCGCTGTTCGACGCGTTGTTTGCCGGAATTGAAATCGCGCGTCTCGTTCGTGAGAAAAACCCGAGCGCTCATATTACGTTCTTCGGTCAATATGCGACCATCAATGCCTATCGTTTGGCTGGAAAATACAGCGATTCTTGCGTCGTCGGCGAATTTGAAACGCCGTTGCTGGCACTGGCACGCCATCTCTCCGGCGACACCCAATTGATGCTTCCGGGCCTCGTGACTACTGAAGTGATCGAGAAGGGCGAAACCATCCACCCGTACATGGGCCGCGATGAAATTCACATCCCGACTCGTTCGACGTTGCCGCCGCTGCACAAATACCCGCAAGCGCAAGTCGATAAACTCATGGGCTCCACGCAAATCGTCGGCACCACGGAAATTGCACGCGGTTGCCATCACAAATGTCTGTACTGCTCGGTGTTTGCCGCGTATGACGGAAAAGTCTTCCTGATCGAAGAAGACGTCGTCATCGAAGACGTGCGTCAACTCGTGAAGGGCGGCATGACCCACTTGACCTTCATCGACGCCGACTTCTTCAACTCCAAGCATCACGGCGTCAAGATCCTGCGCCGCCTGCACGAAGAGTTCCCAGAACTCACCTACGATTTCACGCTGCGCATCGACCACATCCTGGAGAACAAAGAAATTCTGCTCGAAATGGCCGGCCTGAACGTTGCGTTCGTCACGTCTGCACTTGAATTCCCGTCTGAGGAAGTGTTGGATGCGGTTGCGAAGTACACGTCATTGGAAGACATCGAGGAAGCGATTGCGTTCCTGTTGGGCACCGGGATCAAATTGAACCCGACTTTCATCATGTTCAACCCGTGGATTTCCTTGGAGGACTTGGCGACGTTCCGTGCCTTTGTAGAGCGCAACAACTTGGACGACATCATCGACCCGATTCAATACGAAACCCGTCTGCACCTGTACAAAGGCTCCCCGCTGTTGAACACCGCATCGGTGCAAGCTCTTGAACTGACGGAGCAGGAGTTCCATGTGGATTGGAAGCATCCGGACCCGCGCGTCGATGAACTGTACTATGCAAGCCTCACCCCGCAAGAAGAAGGCATCTTCAAGCGTTGCTGCCTGAAGTGCTAGCGTCGATCGCGAGGAGGGTTGCGACATGACTGAGCGGGCGAAGGCCGTCTTGGTATTCGGGTTGAACCAATCGGGAGAGAGCGAGCTCGATCTGATTCAGCCACGGGGTTACAAGGTATTGATGTTCAAAGCGGAGATCTCTCTGCAAGAGGCGTTGCAAGTGGATCTCCCCGTCGAGATGGATCTCAACAACGAAGAAGCGGTGATCGCCAAAGCCTTGGATTTGCAAGCAAAATACGACATCCAAGCGGTGTTCACGCTCAACGAATATCGTGTCGCGCTGGCGGCGCGAGTGGCGGAAGCGTTGCAACTTCCGAATG
This region of Tumebacillus amylolyticus genomic DNA includes:
- a CDS encoding arsinothricin resistance N-acetyltransferase ArsN1 family A produces the protein MIIRLAQEQDLPAILRIYNQGIEDRIATLETEVKDDSYMQNWFAQREPRYAVLVACAGEQIVGWASINPYNKRFAYYGVGELSVYIDRTHRGRGVGKQLLGNLERIGREQEFHKFILFTFPFNSLGQGLYRNSGYREVGVFHNQGRLDGEFVDVMAMEKLLLD
- a CDS encoding metalloregulator ArsR/SmtB family transcription factor, which encodes MDLDLLQDCFKSLGDKTRLRILALLRVEELCVFELVEILQMSQPAISQHLRKMKSAKLLKERREGQWVFYSIEGALFPFFDSILDNLPDLRQEIQNLRAKSEKSCCS
- the arsC gene encoding arsenate reductase (thioredoxin), which codes for MEKKIMYFLCTGNSCRSQMADGFGKLLLGDEFDVYSAGIEAHGVNPKAIQAMAEKGIDISSNTSDVIDPELLQKSDYIITLCGNADERCPATPAQAVRAHWGFDDPAKATGTDEEKWAVFQRVRDEIEARIKQFAEHGE
- the arsL gene encoding arsinothricin biosynthesis radical SAM protein ArsL — its product is MKILLVSNFEGGFQPMTVAAATTPLLKAGFDVSVLDTYVDGIQEDRFVGQDLVAISIPLFDALFAGIEIARLVREKNPSAHITFFGQYATINAYRLAGKYSDSCVVGEFETPLLALARHLSGDTQLMLPGLVTTEVIEKGETIHPYMGRDEIHIPTRSTLPPLHKYPQAQVDKLMGSTQIVGTTEIARGCHHKCLYCSVFAAYDGKVFLIEEDVVIEDVRQLVKGGMTHLTFIDADFFNSKHHGVKILRRLHEEFPELTYDFTLRIDHILENKEILLEMAGLNVAFVTSALEFPSEEVLDAVAKYTSLEDIEEAIAFLLGTGIKLNPTFIMFNPWISLEDLATFRAFVERNNLDDIIDPIQYETRLHLYKGSPLLNTASVQALELTEQEFHVDWKHPDPRVDELYYASLTPQEEGIFKRCCLKC